A stretch of the Prochlorococcus marinus str. MIT 0918 genome encodes the following:
- the psbA gene encoding photosystem II q(b) protein has product MTTIRQQRSSLLKGWPQFCEWVTSTDNRIYVGWFGVLMIPCLLAAAICFVVAFIAAPPVDIDGIREPVAGSFIYGNNIISGAVVPSSNAIGLHFYPIWEAATLDEWLYNGGPYQLVVFHFLIGICGWMGRQWELSYRLGMRPWICVAYSAPVSAAFAVFLVYPFGQGSFSDGMPLGISGTFNFMFVFQAEHNILMHPFHMAGVAGMFGGSLFSAMHGSLVTSSLIRETTETESQNYGYKFGQEEETYNIVAAHGYFGRLIFQYASFNNSRSLHFFLAIFPVVCVWLTSMGICTMAFNLNGFNFNQSVVDANGKVVPTWGDVLNRANLGMEVMHERNAHNFPLDLAAAETTSVALVAPAIG; this is encoded by the coding sequence ATGACCACCATTAGGCAGCAACGTTCATCGTTGCTCAAAGGATGGCCTCAGTTCTGTGAGTGGGTCACATCCACTGACAACCGTATTTATGTCGGTTGGTTCGGTGTTTTGATGATTCCTTGCCTTTTAGCTGCAGCCATATGTTTTGTAGTTGCTTTTATAGCAGCTCCTCCAGTTGATATTGATGGTATTCGCGAGCCTGTAGCAGGATCTTTTATCTATGGAAACAACATCATTTCTGGTGCTGTAGTTCCTTCTAGTAATGCTATAGGTCTTCATTTTTACCCTATTTGGGAAGCTGCGACTCTTGATGAGTGGCTTTATAACGGCGGTCCTTATCAGCTCGTTGTTTTTCACTTCCTTATTGGTATTTGCGGTTGGATGGGCCGTCAATGGGAACTTTCATACCGCCTAGGTATGCGCCCATGGATTTGTGTTGCTTATTCAGCTCCTGTATCTGCAGCTTTTGCAGTATTCCTTGTTTATCCATTTGGTCAGGGTTCTTTCTCTGATGGAATGCCTTTAGGTATATCAGGAACATTTAACTTTATGTTTGTGTTCCAGGCAGAGCACAACATACTTATGCACCCCTTCCATATGGCAGGTGTTGCAGGTATGTTTGGCGGCAGCTTGTTCTCAGCTATGCATGGTTCTTTGGTGACTTCTTCACTAATTCGTGAAACCACCGAGACTGAGTCTCAGAACTATGGTTATAAGTTTGGCCAAGAGGAAGAGACTTATAACATCGTTGCAGCTCATGGCTACTTCGGTCGTTTAATCTTCCAATATGCAAGTTTCAACAATAGCCGCAGTCTTCACTTCTTCTTGGCTATCTTCCCTGTTGTTTGTGTTTGGTTGACTTCTATGGGCATATGCACCATGGCTTTCAACCTCAATGGATTTAACTTTAACCAATCTGTTGTTGATGCAAATGGAAAGGTTGTTCCTACTTGGGGAGATGTTCTTAACCGTGCAAACTTAGGTATGGAAGTTATGCATGAGCGCAATGCTCACAACTTCCCACTTGACCTAGCTGCTGCTGAAACCACTTCTGTGGCTTTAGTTGCTCCTGCTATTGGTTAA